The nucleotide window TTCTCCACTATCATTATTTGCTTATCTATATATTGAACTAACCATACAACCATGGCTATCCGTATGCCTCGTATAATCAAGAAGTCTTCTACTGCTGGAGATGTTCCTAAAGGCCACTTTGCTGTTTATGTTGGGGAAAAGCAGAAGAAGAGATTTGTGATCCCTATATCATTCTTGAGCCAACCTTTATTTCAAGATTTACTTAACCAAGCAGAGGAAGAATTTGGCTTTAATCATCCGATGGGTGGTGTCACAATTCCCTGCAGAGAGGATGTGTTCATTGATCTTACTTCTCGCTTGAGTAGGATCTGAGGCATTTCACCTTACACAATTTTGTAAAGAACTAAAACTGATAATTAGATAGAGATGGGACACTATGTACTGTCAGCTGTAACCGTAGATCCCAATTTTGAATGTAATTTTCAGTAGCAAATGAAATTTGTTCAGCTTCATTCTTTAGCCAATTGAGTTTTCAGTATTCTTTACAAGACTCTGTCTATGTTAATTAATAACTCTAAAGAAGACAACTTATCTGTGACCTTAACCTGAACACTGAAATACTTTTGGCTACGACAACAAAgaaaactttatatatatcGGCAGcagaaatttcaaaatatcaaataagTGACATTAATAGATGGTATTGTTTTCTGCTCTTTTTGAAACGAATCTCTGGCTTGCTTTATAAGAATTTCTTGAGATAATTCTGATCCGCAAAGTTGATTAAACCATCAGAAAACAACTTATGATATGAGGATAATAAAAATGTACCTTATTCTAGTCAACTTGTGTAAATATTTTCAGGtggttttactaaaaatagtGGTTATGACTTACGTAAGTAACAAATGTTGCTTGTTTGCAGGTTATCGAAACCAAACCCAtagttttttttgtgtgttgtaCATACTTTGAagtaaaaatatctaaataccTCAATTCCATGTTGCCTGATAGAGTTGTTTGTAAGTTATAATCTAGACCAAGCAATGAGAGCACCcttttttttgttctctttcTCTTTACTATTTACGTTTGTTGTACAAAGCCTAACACAACCAACTTGCCATAATTAGTCAAAATTGTAAGTCAGTACATCAGATGTTGGTTCTTTTAAGCATCCTAAGATCAGGTGTTTTGCTTTGTATAATCTTACGAAAGAGTTCATAAACCtccatacataaattatattttatcctttAAGGATTGTCATATTCTTGATATTTAGGTTTGAATTCAGTATCTGCAAGGCTGGAACATCCCACTTTTCTTTGTTCTATTGGTGTCTGGTGGTTGATCAATCATTGGAATCTGACTATTACTTGTTGATTTAACATCAAGAAGCTAAACCGTTTTTCAAGAAGATGAAATTTCTATCTGTTATTTGTTGTGAACATCAGTTGGACCTTATGCTTTTAGACTACTTTCAATGTATTAATACTATGACAATGAGTTGGAAGGCAAAACCATGTGATACTTCAGGTGCTACTGTCTTTTACCTGGTGTCCACAAAATAGCTATTCACACATAAGTGGGGTTTGACAACTTGCCATTGGCCTATATAAACACATATAAAGAAGGGGTTACCGCAACAACACTCAGCAAAACTTGAAACCATACAAAGCTTTCTCTGCTTTCAGAGTCTTTACTAATTCTCCCCATCCTTATTTGCTCATCTTATATTGAACTAAACGACCATGGCTATCCGTATGCCTCGTATAATCAAGAAGTCTTCTACAACAGGAGATGTTCCTAAAGGCCACTTTGCTGTTTATGTTGGGGAAAAGCAGAAGAAGAGATTTGTAATCCCCATTTCATTCTTGAGCCAACCTTTATTTCAAGACTTGCTTAGTAAAGCTGAGGAAGAATTTGGCTTCAATCATCCAATGGGTGGTGTAACAATACCCTGCAGTGAAGATGTGTTTGTTGATCTTACTTCTCGCTTGAATAGGATCTGAGGCTTTTATTTTCACAGTTTTGTAAAGAGCTAACCTTTCTAGTTAGTACCATATTACTGATAATTAGATAGAGGGGACCATGTACAGTCAGCTGCAACAGAAGATCTCAATTTTGAATGTAATTTTCAGTAGCTGATGTCTAAAAGATATACAACACAATCtttaacaaatgaaatttgTTCAGATTCATTATTTAGCCTATTTAGTTTTCTTTTGGTTCTCTTTTTCTTTGCTGTAAAAGTTTGTTGTTCAAAGCCTAACACAAGCAACTTGCCATAATTAGTCAAAATTGTAAGTCAGTACATCAGATGTTGGTTCTTTTAAGCATATCCTAAGATCAGGTGTTTTGTTTGTACAATATTGGCAAAGAGTTtcaattttatcctttttttcctttgttcTATTGGTGTCTGGTGGTTGATCTTCCATTTTACTTTGAATAAATTCTTACTAGAAAACCATGTTAATGACAAGTAATGTCTAGGAGTTTACATTTGACATGAATAGTCATAATTGTCAGCTTTCTTTAGCAATTTCATTGTGAGGCATGCTATGTTCCATGTTCAGAGAAAAGGTAGGGCCTTTATCTTGAACCAATTTGTCCTTAAGATATCATCACTTTGACGATTAGTTGGAAGGCATAACCATGTTACTTCAGGTGCTATTGTCTTGCGGAGGGTGCCTCATGAAATAACTAATCACTATCAGCAAGTATTCATAGATTGTTCTGCTTTTGAGGTCTTTATTAGCTCTCCTCTTTCTTTTCTCGCTCATCTGTATTAAAACTAAAAGATCATGGTTATTCGTATGCCTTGTATAATCAAGAAATCTTCTACAACTGGAGATGTTCCAAAGAGCCATTTGCTGTGTATGTCGGGGAGAAACAGAAGATGAGATATGTGATCCCAGTATCATTCTTGAGTCAGCCTTTATTTCAAGAATTGCTCAGTCAAGCTGAGGAAGAATTCGGCTTCGACCATCCAATGGGTGGTGTGACAATTCCCTGCAGTGAGGATTTGTTCATTGATCTCACATCTCGCTTGCAGAAGTGAGACAATTTTGTGTAGTTGTAAAACAGGATCTCCACTATGTACAGTTCAGAGTTAGAAGAAACTCTAGGTAGACTGAGGACACATTTTCTACTTCAAAagaaattgaagtaataaagCTTTTTACTTCTATGGTTCAACCATTCTATTCCATATATTGAATGTAATCAATTCATtgcaatataaatttttttctcaactcTCATGACTTGCTAATCTGAATTGAGATATTTAGATTTTCTAATATATCAATAAATCATGGTTTACTGTTACTGAGAGGTTTATGGTTCGATCCTCAACCTTGAGTATATTTTTGTTACATAATCAGTTTCTTTCTCAAAAGTATCCTTAAAGTCATTCTCTAAGTATCCTGATCCCTTTGCTTTAGCACTGTGGATGATcaagttttataaaaaaaatcttcagaTATGCCCTCATAGATTCGCATATGATGATCAATCATTGGAATCTGACTACTACTTGTTGATTTAACATCAAGAAGCTAGTGGCTGGAGGTGGTCCCTAACTAAACCATTTTTTAAGAAGATGAAATTTCTATCTGTTATTTGTTGTGAACATCAGTTGGACCTTATGCTTTTAGACTACTTTCAATGTATTAATACTATGACAATGAGTTGGAAGGCAAAACCATGTGATACTTCAGGTGCTACTGTCTTTAGCTGGTGTCCACAAAATGGCTATTCAGACATCAGTGGGGTTTGACAACTTGTCATTGGCCTATATAAACACATATAAAGAAGGGTTTACCATAATAACTCTCACCACAACTTCAAATCATACAAATCTTTTCTCTACTTTCAGAGTCCTTACTAATTCTTCCCTTCCTTTTTTGCTCATCTATATTGAACTAAAAGACCATGGCTATCCGTATGCCTCGCATAATCAAGAAGTCTTCTACAACCGGAGATGTTCCTAAAGGCCACTTTGCTGTTTATGTTGGGGAGAAGCAAAAGAAGAGATTTGTAATCCCCATTTCATTCTTGAGCCAACCTTTATTTCAAGACTTGCTTAGTCAAGCTGAGGAAGAATTTGGCTTCGATCATCCAATGGGTGGTGTAACAATACCCTGCAGTGAAGATGTGTTTGTTGATCTTACTTCTCGCTTGAATAGGAT belongs to Solanum stenotomum isolate F172 chromosome 1, ASM1918654v1, whole genome shotgun sequence and includes:
- the LOC125868634 gene encoding auxin-induced protein 15A-like; this translates as MAIRMPRIIKKSSTAGDVPKGHFAVYVGEKQKKRFVIPISFLSQPLFQDLLNQAEEEFGFNHPMGGVTIPCREDVFIDLTSRLSRI
- the LOC125868652 gene encoding auxin-induced protein 15A-like; amino-acid sequence: MAIRMPRIIKKSSTTGDVPKGHFAVYVGEKQKKRFVIPISFLSQPLFQDLLSKAEEEFGFNHPMGGVTIPCSEDVFVDLTSRLNRI
- the LOC125868639 gene encoding auxin-induced protein 15A-like; amino-acid sequence: MAIRMPRIIKKSSTTGDVPKGHFAVYVGEKQKKRFVIPISFLSQPLFQDLLSQAEEEFGFDHPMGGVTIPCSEDVFVDLTSRLNRI